In one Bactrocera tryoni isolate S06 chromosome 5, CSIRO_BtryS06_freeze2, whole genome shotgun sequence genomic region, the following are encoded:
- the LOC120777810 gene encoding uncharacterized protein LOC120777810, which produces MFSSINFLFLISLAVTTWIILCYFKQIEQQREDPMTIEVHMNNAYEDTLRGKACFENYDIYLNFLAIFACIYALAKVTTYAENYVAQQVNARFKLMKLPSSRPLEPTNMEELHTQHMQLTLQIDFLEKENAKLVQQVKQLEQTNFILGAHKYRSNTAPTSAMRLLANVDNKQMPQECHKTATNGVLHTLNSNAVGNAVGGVAVTCNHTEAVNTDMDGEMANNVPDGFAAAGGLFCFRNVIIQDNHFQRTRQVYVNEGNVKLQFQDFNQEGDHITQIWQKYLEMQKYALQKPTAPHSTTQVANAVPIVVSTEELQTMQGTDQLRGKRQPRRITHAIVPTSSATKHLNKTHTTAHTPMHIPQTTLTLPIQIYYKNLLICLLCWCF; this is translated from the exons ATGTTTTCCtcaattaattttctatttctgaTATCGCTGGCGGTCACCACGTGGATCATACTCTGCTATTTCAAACAAATCGAACAGCAACGCGAAGACCCAATGACCATTGAGGTCCACATGA ATAACGCCTACGAAGACACGCTGCGTGGGAAAGCCTGTTTTGAGAATtatgatatttatttgaattttctggCCATTTTCGCATGCATTTACGCGCTGGCCAAGGTGACAACGTACGCCGAAAATTACGTCGCCCAACAGGTGAATGCGCGCTTCAAACTAATGAAGCTGCCGAGCAGTAGACCTCTGGAGCCAACTAACATGGAGGAACTGCATACACAGCATATGCAACTCACACTGCAAATCGACTTCTTGGAGAAGGAGAACGCCAAATTGGTACAACAAGTGAAGCAACTGGAACAGACGAACTTTATATTGGGCGCGCATAAGTACAGAAGCAATACCGCACCAACTAGTGCCATGCGCCTGCTGGCCAACGTTGACAACAAGCAAATGCCGCAGGAGTGCCACAAAACAGCCACGAATGGCGTGCTGCATACTTTGAACAGCAACGCAGTTGGTAATGCCGTAGGTGGCGTAGCTGTTACCTGCAATCATACGGAAGCTGTTAATACTGATATGGACGGGGAAATGGCCAACAATGTGCCCGACGGCTTTGCTGCAGCTGGTGGTCTTTTCTGCTTTCGGAATGTAATCATTCAAGATAATCACTTTCAGCGGACACGTCAGGTATATGTGAATGAGGGCAATGTAAAATTGCAATTTCAAGACTTTAACCAAGAAGGTGACCACATCACGCAGATCTGgcagaaatatttggaaatgcaaaaatatgcGCTACAAAAGCCGACCGCGCCTCATAGTACAACGCAAGTGGCAAATGCTGTGCCTATTGTTGTATCCACCGAAGAGCTACAAACGATGCAAGGTACCGATCAGCTAAGGGGCAAGCGCCAACCACGACGCATCACACACGCCATAGTACCAACGAGCAGCGCTaccaaacatttaaacaaaactcACACAACAGCACACACACCTATGCACATACCGCAAACAACACTGACTTTACCGATAcaaatttactataaaaatcTGTTAATTTGTCTATTGTGTTGGTGCTTTTAA